A stretch of DNA from Fundulus heteroclitus isolate FHET01 chromosome 22, MU-UCD_Fhet_4.1, whole genome shotgun sequence:
ATTGTTTAGGAATAGATACAGAGGATAACAGTGTGACATGAAAATTGCTCCTTACAAAGATGGCAACACCACCACCTTTCTTAAGGCGATCACAGCGAAAGACATTGTAACCTTCtaaggaaatatttttatttgtaatggaTTTGTTTAACCATGTTTCCGTCAAGACTAAAATATCTGTATTGGTAAGTTAGAAGGACAATGGGTGGGAAGAGAAGACAAATGAAGATCAAGTGAGAATGAATGAAgaaggaggaggcagagagggTTTGAGAGCACAAGACAGAGTGCTGTATGGTGTACCAGCTATGAGTGGTCTTACCAAGAGATGACAGGTGTGGTTTAGGGCCGGCCTTGTTCCTTAGTCCAACTTAACACATTCAGCACACCTATGTAACATTTGGATATTTTACGGCATAAAAAGcaaaggtaaaataaatgaCTCGAATTATAGTTAAGCTCATTTGATCATTCATCCTGTAAAACATGTCCTTTTACTCGTCCTGTGCAATAATCACAGTGCTATGGgttaaaatacacaaattagTCTGCCAGCATTCTTCAGGCACATGAGAACAAGTGGCTTCTGGAGGCAGGGTGTTTTAGTGAGCTTTCCGTTTTGTTCTCATTCCTTGATAAAACATTTCCCATCAGTTTGTGCTCAGGATGTACAGACTGACAACAATGTGAGTTTTAGACAGCAGTGTTGGTGTGCTTGCAGCCCTGCTCTGTATTAAAACTGTTGGGGATGGAAAAAATGTGTCTTACCTTTTTTGAAAGTAATCTTTCATTCCATAAATTATTGAAGTCTATAGCCTTTGAAGATGATTTTACAATTTACCTCTGCTCAATAAACCTAACTTTGTGCTCTTCACAATGCCTTTTTAGAAACAAAGCTTCGTAATCCctgttttaaatgcaacaaGGTGCATTGAACATCTGAActcaaaattaaattattttcttaatacTTAAATCTATGTAACtcttttcttctactttttgtatttgtgaaaatttaatttattggtTTTGGTtccatttgtaaaacaaaaaaataataattacaaagCACAAAAAGGTTAGTTGGATGTGATTATCTTCAAGTGACTTTGATATCTTTGGTAAAATGACTTCCACTTCAAGATGTTAACACTTGGTGGTTTGGTTGATAACATGGTGGCCGTTTGTTCAGGAACTAACCCGTCTCTGAATCTCTCACAGACAGCGTTGAAGATGACTTTGAGTTGTCCACTGTGTGCCATCGGCCTGAGAGCATGGACAAGCTGGAGGAGCAGACAAAGTTCACCAAAAAGGAGTTGCAAGTCCTCTACAGGGGCTTCAAAAATGTATGTTCCCTCTGTCCTCTTGCTATTCTCGGCCACGTTTGAATCTGTTAGCATTctcaatttcctttttttcccctaggAGTGTCCGAGCGGAGTGGTGAATGAGGagaactttaaaaacatttactccCAGTTCTTTCCTCAGGGAGGTGAGCTACATTTTTGTACGTTTGTTCAGAAAATTAATGTTCTGCAAATGCATGTGCACCGCTCTGAGAAAATCTGActctttacagatttcttctgtttttgatttttttttgtcatgcctaaatgtttcagatcatcaagcTAATTTCAAGGTCAGACAGTAATAACCCTAGTAGATAATATTATGGCCACAACAGATACAGCTGCAAAGGGTGTAAGTGGGTGTAAGTTAGAATGTGTATGTTTTAAGTTGTAATGTGCAAACATACTGATGGTAGTATACCTGTGGAGGAGAGCAGAGACGAGTTAGTGAGCCGTCAGAGTTTAAATTAAAGTGGAGACTCATTTCAGGTCTCTTGGTGTTCCAAACACATTTATCAGTGTTAGAAAGAAAAAGGTAAATTCCCTTAGTGGACAACAAGGAAACCTGCAGGGGTCACTACAACACAAAAAATACACTATTTTACTTGTGGAAAAAAGCCAGCCATACCAACCTGCCCCCTAAAACGTGAGGATTTGCCATCATTGGTGTCGTCGTGTACTTGAGATAACTAACAACAAGTCTCTATATCACTTTGGAGGAACTTTGGCTCACTTTTCTTTACATAAGCACAGTTTCTTGCCATGCCACAGCTTCTCAATCAGAattaaatagtaaataaatggtaaatgtccTGCACTTATAGCACTTTAACGAGTCCAAGCActtcaaagcacttcacactccAATCAGTCATTCACGCACTGATGCCGGTAAGCTACGTTTGTAGTCACAGCTGCTCtgtggcagactgacagaagcagggCTGCCATACAATCAGTGCCACCGACAGCAGGCAGAGCAGGTGAAGTGTCCTGCCCAAGGACATGACTGAGCCAGACGAAGCCGGGGTTTGAACTAGCAACCTGctggttacaggacaaactcctagCTTTAGAGCATTCGTCGCTCTGATTTAAGTTCAAACTTTGATTAAGCCACTTCAAtaccttcttttttatttattttttctgcttctCAGACTTGGGCTTGCTGGTGGGCTTCTGATCTTATTACTGCCCCATGGACTGACCCCCATTATTCTTATTCGGGATGTCTTGATGGAGCGTAAAATTCAGGCTTCCATCTGCTGCAGCAAGTTGTCCAGGTCCTCAAGCAACAAAGCAGCGGCGCATTTTCACAATATCACCGCCATGCGTGGCTGTTGGTGTGATATTCTTTTACTGAAAGGCTTTGTTTGGTTTACTGAGATGTAATGGGACGTACATCTTCCAAGAACTTTCACTACAGACCATTTTTAAGGCCAATGGTttgcactgctgtttttcttggaaataaattatttcaggtTTAAAAACTGCCaaataaatgttatcaataacaaagaaaaagtaaaaacatactAAGTCTTTCAAATGAatatgtggcaaaaaaaaaacaactaaaacaatatatggagcaaatacttttttcacagAACTGTTTCTtataatcacaataaaatgagTACTCTATAATTAACTTATTATAGCTAGTTTAGCTGAACATTAGTACATGTTCTGCGGGGAAGTAAAGCAATCTATCATTTCATGATATTTAGTTTGATGAAATGTTAACCACTTGCCTCCAGttgtatttgaaattatttttatatccaGTCTATATTTAGCTCACTGCTAATCAGAGCTGTTCAAAGACTTCACGTTTCCGGCGCTCTCGGGTTACTCCAAGTCTCTCCCTTTGCAGATTCGAGTATGTatgcacatttcctgtttgaAGCCTTCGACACCAACAAGAACGGCTCGGTTAGTTTCGAGGTGAGCTCTGTTCTTGCATCTTTTGAACGGATCAAAGCAAAAATGGGTGCGTCAAAAATTTGACACAGCGGCAGTCCGAcaaaaaatgcattattcaccTGAATACCAGCCCACACAGGAGAGATTGTGAACAATTTACCTCGTTTTATATGTCTGGACTCAAGCAATTCCTTATTAATTTACGTTCTTTATCAGGACTTTGTTTTTGGTCTGTCCATCATCCTGAGAGGAACGATTAATGACCGGCTAAACTGGGCGTTTAACCTCTACGACCTGAACAAGGATGGCTGCATCACCAAAGAGGTAACACACAAGTTTTGCAAACggagcatttttcttttaatatgcgtggattttgatatattttctaTATATGCGACTCCTGTGTCAAACAATTACTGTCCACCATCTTTCTATTGTCTTCCGCTTAACCGAGAATGGTTCATGAAGGTCCTCTCCAGCATATGCTGGGTGCTCTTAAGGCATTGCCAGGCCTAAAGCCATGTCTATTGCCTCCAGTATATTTTGGGTTGGCCCTGGGTCTCTTCACAGTGGGTGTGCCTGGAAAACCTCCAATTAGAGGCATGAGGAAGGCGTCCTGATCGGGTGTCCAAACCACTTCAGCTCAGTCCTTTTGATGTAAAGGAGCAGTGAATCTACACAGAGCTCCCCCCAAATGTAAGGTGCTACCCACGTAATCTCGTAGGTT
This window harbors:
- the LOC105938752 gene encoding Kv channel-interacting protein 2 isoform X2; translation: MHLFFRDKWEVEGLQTVGILLVVCSSLKLMHFLGLIDISVADSVEDDFELSTVCHRPESMDKLEEQTKFTKKELQVLYRGFKNECPSGVVNEENFKNIYSQFFPQGDSSMYAHFLFEAFDTNKNGSVSFEDFVFGLSIILRGTINDRLNWAFNLYDLNKDGCITKEEMLDIMKSIYDMMGKYTYPTMMDDAPREHVESFFQKMDQNRDGVVTIDEFIDSCKKDENIMQSMQLFDNVI
- the LOC105938752 gene encoding Kv channel-interacting protein 2 isoform X7 yields the protein MLTSKYSVNVTKRYREPYSFNSVEDDFELSTVCHRPESMDKLEEQTKFTKKELQVLYRGFKNECPSGVVNEENFKNIYSQFFPQGDSSMYAHFLFEAFDTNKNGSVSFEDFVFGLSIILRGTINDRLNWAFNLYDLNKDGCITKEEMLDIMKSIYDMMGKYTYPTMMDDAPREHVESFFQKMDQNRDGVVTIDEFIDSCKKDENIMQSMQLFDNVI
- the LOC105938752 gene encoding Kv channel-interacting protein 2 isoform X5, with product MSQCRKRCKRQLTKVARYFYRFLMGTLTQDSVEDDFELSTVCHRPESMDKLEEQTKFTKKELQVLYRGFKNECPSGVVNEENFKNIYSQFFPQGDSSMYAHFLFEAFDTNKNGSVSFEDFVFGLSIILRGTINDRLNWAFNLYDLNKDGCITKEEMLDIMKSIYDMMGKYTYPTMMDDAPREHVESFFQKMDQNRDGVVTIDEFIDSCKKDENIMQSMQLFDNVI
- the LOC105938752 gene encoding Kv channel-interacting protein 2 isoform X4, whose protein sequence is MLSLDGLEMIAVLVVMGLFIKVLEQFGMFEPVGGEDSVEDDFELSTVCHRPESMDKLEEQTKFTKKELQVLYRGFKNECPSGVVNEENFKNIYSQFFPQGDSSMYAHFLFEAFDTNKNGSVSFEDFVFGLSIILRGTINDRLNWAFNLYDLNKDGCITKEEMLDIMKSIYDMMGKYTYPTMMDDAPREHVESFFQKMDQNRDGVVTIDEFIDSCKKDENIMQSMQLFDNVI
- the LOC105938752 gene encoding Kv channel-interacting protein 2 isoform X6; translation: MKPKNRDQSLSDSRELDGSYDQLTDSVEDDFELSTVCHRPESMDKLEEQTKFTKKELQVLYRGFKNECPSGVVNEENFKNIYSQFFPQGDSSMYAHFLFEAFDTNKNGSVSFEDFVFGLSIILRGTINDRLNWAFNLYDLNKDGCITKEEMLDIMKSIYDMMGKYTYPTMMDDAPREHVESFFQKMDQNRDGVVTIDEFIDSCKKDENIMQSMQLFDNVI
- the LOC105938752 gene encoding Kv channel-interacting protein 2 isoform X8, encoding MVLPVSHLPRSEDSVEDDFELSTVCHRPESMDKLEEQTKFTKKELQVLYRGFKNECPSGVVNEENFKNIYSQFFPQGDSSMYAHFLFEAFDTNKNGSVSFEDFVFGLSIILRGTINDRLNWAFNLYDLNKDGCITKEEMLDIMKSIYDMMGKYTYPTMMDDAPREHVESFFQKMDQNRDGVVTIDEFIDSCKKDENIMQSMQLFDNVI
- the LOC105938752 gene encoding Kv channel-interacting protein 2 isoform X3, with translation MKRDSVEDDFELSTVCHRPESMDKLEEQTKFTKKELQVLYRGFKNECPSGVVNEENFKNIYSQFFPQGDSSMYAHFLFEAFDTNKNGSVSFEDFVFGLSIILRGTINDRLNWAFNLYDLNKDGCITKEEMLDIMKSIYDMMGKYTYPTMMDDAPREHVESFFQKMDQNRDGVVTIDEFIDSCKKDENIMQSMQLFDNVI